From a region of the Solanum stenotomum isolate F172 chromosome 2, ASM1918654v1, whole genome shotgun sequence genome:
- the LOC125857125 gene encoding patatin-like protein 2 yields MNKVMLSSSGSLKLQPPTYGKLITILSIDGGGIRGIIPATILEYLESQLQELDGEDARLADYFDIIAGTSTGGLVTAMLTAPNKDKRPMFAAKDIKPFYLEHGPKIFPQKGMLFFGSIMKTLKSLIGPKYNGKYLHQVIKEKLGETYLHETLTNVVIPTFDIKNLQPTIFSTFEAREKPLMDAKLSDICISTSAAPTYLPAHYFKTQDKDDNFHEFNLVDGGVAANNPALVATSQVTKQIMAGNPDFFPIKPIDYGRFLVISVGTGSAKVEQKYNAKIASKWGILGWLLNGGSTPIVDVFTQASGDMVDFHISVVFQALHSEENYLRIQDDTLSGIDSSVDISTKENMNKLVEIGTNLLKKPVSRVNLQTGLFEQSKKDDTNEKTLKR; encoded by the exons ATGAATAAGGTAATGTTATCATCAAGTGGTTCATTAAAGTTGCAACCTCCAACTTATGGTAAACTCATAACAATTTTAAGTATCGATGGAGGTGGCATTAGAGGAATTATTCCAGCAACTATTCTTGAATATCTTGAATCTCAACTCCAG gAATTGGATGGTGAGGATGCAAGACTTGCAGATTACTTCGATATAATAGCAGGAACAAGTACAGGTGGCCTTGTTACAGCCATGTTAACAGCTCCAAACAAAGACAAACGTCCTATGTTTGCTGCTAAAGACATAAAGCCATTTTATCTTGAGCATGGTCCTAAGATATTTCCACAAAAAGg GATGTTATTTTTTGGATCAATAATGAAGACATTGAAGTCTTTAATTGGACCAAAATATAATGGGAAGTATCTTCATCAAGTCATAAAGGAGAAATTAGGGGAGACTTATTTACATGAGACTTTGACTAATGTTGTTATTCCAACTTTTGATATCAAGAATCTACAACCAACAATTTTCTCCActtttgag GCAAGAGAAAAACCATTAATGGATGCTAAGCTTTCAGATATATGCATTAGCACATCCGCTGCTCCAACTTATCTTCCTGCACATTATTTCAAGACTCAAGACAAAGATGACAATTTCCATGAGTTCAATCTTGTTGATGGTGGAGTCGCAGCTAATAATCCA GCCCTTGTTGCTACAAGTCAAGTGACCAAACAAATAATGGCTGGAAATCCagatttttttccaattaaaccCATTGATTATGgaagatttttggtgatttctgTAGGCACTGGATCTGcaaaagttgaacaaaaatATAATGCTAAAATTGCATCAAAATGGGGTATATTGGGATGGTTACTTAATGGAGGTTCAACTCCGATTGTTGATGTGTTTACTCAAGCAAGTGGTGATATGGTTGATTTTCATATTTCTGTTGTTTTTCAAGCTCTTCATTCCGAAGAAAATTACCTTCGTATTCAG GATGACACATTAAGTGGAATAGACTCCTCTGTTGACATATCAACCAAAGAGAACATGAACAAATTGGTTGAAATTGGGACAAATTTATTGAAGAAACCAGTTTCAAGGGTAAATTTGCAGACAGGACTATTTGAACAAAGCAAAAAAGATGACACAAATGAAAAAACTTTGAAAaggtaa
- the LOC125857121 gene encoding patatin-like protein 2: MNKVMLSSSGSLKLQPPTYGKLITILSIDGGGIRGIIPATILEYLESQLQELDGEDARLADYFDIIAGTSTGGLVTAMLTAPNKDKRPMFAAKDIKPFYLEHGPKIFPQKGMLFFGSIMKTLKSLIGPKYNGKYLHQVIKEKLGETYLHETLTNVVIPTFDIKNLQPTIFSTFEAREKPLMDAKLSDICISTSAAPTYLPAHYFKTQDKDDNFHEFNLVDGGVAANNPALVATSQVTKQIMAGNPDFFPIKPIDYGRFLVISVGTGSAKVEQKYNAKIASKWGVLGWLLNGGSTPIVDVFTQASGDMVDFHISVVFQALHSEENYLRIQDDTLSGTDSSVDISTKENMNKLVEIGTNLLKKPVSRVNLQTGLFEQSKKDDTNEETLKRFAKLLSQEKRLRDSKSPHTSKTSE, from the exons ATGAATAAGGTAATGTTATCATCAAGTGGTTCATTAAAGTTGCAACCTCCAACTTATGGTAAACTCATAACAATTTTAAGTATCGATGGAGGTGGCATTAGAGGAATTATTCCAGCAACTATTCTTGAATATCTTGAATCTCAACTCCAG gAATTGGATGGTGAGGATGCAAGACTTGCAGATTACTTCGATATAATAGCAGGAACAAGTACAGGTGGCCTTGTTACAGCCATGTTAACAGCTCCAAACAAAGACAAACGTCCTATGTTTGCTGCTAAAGACATAAAGCCATTTTATCTTGAGCATGGTCCTAAGATATTTCCACAAAAAGg GATGTTATTTTTTGGATCAATAATGAAGACATTGAAGTCTTTAATTGGACCAAAATATAATGGGAAGTATCTTCATCAAGTCATAAAGGAGAAATTAGGGGAGACTTATTTACATGAGACTTTGACTAATGTTGTTATTCCAACTTTTGATATCAAGAATCTACAACCAACAATTTTCTCCActtttgag GCAAGAGAAAAACCATTAATGGATGCTAAGCTTTCAGATATATGCATTAGCACATCCGCTGCTCCAACTTATCTTCCTGCACATTATTTCAAGACTCAAGACAAAGATGACAATTTCCATGAGTTCAATCTTGTTGATGGTGGAGTCGCAGCTAATAATCCA GCCCTTGTTGCTACAAGTCAAGTGACCAAACAAATAATGGCTGGAAATCCagatttttttccaattaaaccCATTGATTATGgaagatttttggtgatttctgTAGGCACTGGATCTGcaaaagttgaacaaaaatATAATGCTAAAATTGCATCAAAATGGGGTGTATTGGGATGGCTACTTAATGGAGGATCAACTCCAATTGTTGATGTGTTTACTCAAGCAAGTGGTGATATGGTTGATTTTCATATTTCTGTTGTTTTCCAAGCTCTTCATTCCGAAGAAAATTACCTTCGTATTCAG GATGACACATTAAGTGGAACAGACTCCTCTGTTGACATATCAACCAAAGAGAACATGAACAAATTGGTTGAAATTGGGACAAATTTATTAAAGAAACCAGTTTCAAGGGTAAATCTACAGACAGGTCTATTTGAACAAAGCAAAAAAGATGACACAAATGAAGAAACTTTGAAAag GTTTGCAAAGTTACTTTCACAAGAAAAAAGACTCAGGGACTCCAAGTCACCACATACAAGCAAAACCTCAGAGtag
- the LOC125857128 gene encoding patatin-like protein 2: protein MSSSGSFKLQPPINGKFITILSIDGGGIRGLIPATILEYLESQLQELDGEDARLADYFDIIAGTSTGGLATAMLTAPNKDNRPLFAAKDIKPFYLEHGPKIFPQNNMILIGSIIKGWKFLTGPKYDGKYLRQVIKEKLGETKLHETLTNVVIPTFDIKTIQPTIFSTFKAKKYSIMDAKLSDICIGTSAAPTYLPAHNFQTQNEDGKFHEFNLIDGAIAANNPVLNNLTYFMSH, encoded by the exons atgtcatcatCTGGTTCATTCAAGTTGCAACCTCCAATTAATGGTAAATTCATCACAATTCTCAGCATCGATGGAGGTGGCATTAGAGGATTAATTCCTGCAACTATTCTTGAATATCTTGAATCTCAACTCCAG GAATTAGACGGAGAGGATGCTAGGCTTGCagattactttgatataatcgcAGGAACAAGCACGGGTGGCCTTGCTACCGCTATGCTAACTGCTCCAAACAAAGATAATCGTCCTCTATTTGCTGCTAAGGATATAAAGCCCTTCTATCTTGAACATGGTCCTAAGATATTTCCacaaaataatat gATACTGATTGGATCAATAATAAAGGGATGGAAATTTCTAACAGGACCAAAGTATGATGGGAAGTATCTTCGCCAAGTCATAAAGGAGAAATTAGGGGAGACTAAATTGCATGAGACTTTGACTAATGTTGTTATTCCAACTTTTGATATCAAGACTATACAACCTACAATTTTCTCCACTTTTAAG gcgaaaaaatattcaataatggATGCTAAGCTTTCCGATATATGCATCGGCACATCTGCTGCTCCAACATATCTTCCAGCACATAATTTTCAGACCCAAAACGAAGATGGCAAATTTCATGAGTTCAATCTTATTGATGGTGCTATCGCAGCTAACAATCCggtattaaataatttaacctATTTTATGtcacattaa